One stretch of Methylopila sp. 73B DNA includes these proteins:
- the sppA gene encoding signal peptide peptidase SppA, giving the protein MALDAESIIERRALRRRLAIWRVGAIALVGLVILVGALAAFGGGERKPGPREAHIAKVEISGVIMDDEKRQKLLKDIDKSEAKGVLLVVNSPGGGVTASEDIYLAVRKIAEKRPVVAVVETLAASGGYIAAIAADHIVARETSITGSIGVLAQYPNFTGLLEKLGVQVESVKSSPLKAAPNGVEPTSPEARKALEALILDSYAWFKTLVSERRKLDGEGLATVVDGRVFTGRQALGLKLVDEIGGEDQAIAWLGTKGVNVDLPVRDWKPDQGGLARLGLAGMAASAADALGFPALGAALRTGGDGRPLMLDGLLALWQPSA; this is encoded by the coding sequence ATGGCCCTCGACGCCGAATCCATCATCGAGCGACGCGCGCTGCGGCGCCGGCTGGCGATCTGGCGCGTTGGCGCGATCGCGCTGGTCGGCCTCGTGATCCTGGTCGGCGCGCTTGCGGCCTTCGGGGGCGGCGAGCGGAAGCCCGGCCCGCGGGAGGCGCACATCGCCAAGGTCGAGATCTCGGGCGTCATCATGGACGACGAGAAGCGCCAGAAGCTGCTCAAGGACATCGACAAGAGCGAGGCCAAGGGCGTCCTGCTGGTCGTCAACAGCCCCGGCGGCGGCGTGACCGCGTCCGAGGACATCTATCTCGCCGTCCGCAAGATCGCCGAGAAGCGCCCGGTCGTCGCCGTGGTCGAGACGCTCGCGGCCTCGGGCGGCTACATCGCGGCCATCGCCGCCGACCACATCGTCGCCCGCGAGACCTCGATCACCGGCTCGATCGGCGTGCTGGCGCAGTACCCCAACTTCACCGGCCTGCTGGAGAAGCTCGGCGTCCAGGTGGAGTCGGTGAAGTCCTCGCCGTTGAAGGCCGCGCCGAACGGCGTTGAGCCGACCAGCCCCGAGGCGCGCAAGGCGCTCGAGGCGCTAATCCTCGACAGCTACGCCTGGTTCAAGACGCTCGTCTCGGAGCGCCGCAAGCTCGACGGCGAAGGCCTCGCGACCGTGGTCGACGGCCGCGTCTTCACCGGCCGCCAGGCGCTCGGCCTGAAGCTCGTCGACGAGATCGGCGGGGAAGACCAAGCCATCGCCTGGCTCGGGACCAAGGGCGTGAACGTCGATCTGCCCGTGCGCGACTGGAAGCCGGACCAGGGCGGGCTCGCACGTCTCGGCCTCGCCGGCATGGCGGCGTCCGCCGCGGACGCTCTGGGCTTTCCCGCCCTCGGCGCCGCGCTTCGCACCGGCGGAGACGGCCGCCCGCTGATGCTTGACGGGCTGCTCGCCCTCTGGCAACCTTCCGCTTAA
- a CDS encoding response regulator transcription factor, with the protein MPTIALVDDDRNILTSVSIALEAEGYRIQTYNDGAAALEGLKTSPPDLAIFDIKMPRMDGMELLRRLRQKSELPVIFLTSKDEEIDELFGLKMGADDFIRKPFSQRLLVERVKAVLRRAAAKDPAAPGAVAKGPDSKALERGLLMMDPERHTCTWKGEAVTLTVTEFLILQALAMRPGVVKSRNALMDAAYDDQVYVDDRTIDSHIKRLRKKFKSADDDFDMIETLYGVGYRFKEI; encoded by the coding sequence ATGCCAACCATTGCTTTGGTCGACGACGACCGCAACATCCTGACGTCGGTCTCCATCGCTCTCGAAGCGGAGGGATACCGCATCCAGACCTACAACGACGGCGCCGCGGCCCTTGAAGGGCTGAAGACGTCGCCGCCGGACCTTGCGATCTTCGATATTAAGATGCCGCGCATGGACGGGATGGAGCTGCTGCGGCGGCTGCGCCAGAAGTCCGAGCTGCCAGTCATCTTCCTGACGTCCAAGGACGAGGAGATCGACGAGCTGTTCGGCCTCAAGATGGGCGCGGACGACTTCATCCGGAAGCCGTTCTCGCAGCGCCTGCTGGTCGAGCGCGTCAAGGCGGTGCTGCGCCGCGCCGCCGCGAAGGACCCGGCCGCGCCGGGCGCCGTCGCCAAGGGCCCGGACAGCAAGGCGCTCGAGCGCGGCCTGCTGATGATGGACCCCGAGCGCCACACCTGCACCTGGAAGGGCGAGGCGGTGACGCTGACGGTCACGGAGTTCCTCATCCTGCAGGCGCTGGCGATGCGCCCCGGCGTGGTGAAGAGCCGCAACGCCCTGATGGACGCGGCCTATGACGACCAGGTCTACGTCGACGACCGCACCATCGACAGCCACATCAAGCGGCTGCGGAAGAAGTTCAAGTCGGCGGACGACGACTTCGACATGATCGAGACGCTGTACGGCGTCGGATACCGCTTCAAGGAAATCTGA
- a CDS encoding sensor histidine kinase produces the protein MSVDAERPDEIATVDADDDAARPSLKERVKAAFLALRMLGFSSLTRRIVILNLAGLVALLSGILYLNQFRAGLIDARVQSLLIQGEIIAGAIASSATVDTNQLYVDPDRLLELQAGESASPNDEGLTSLEFPINPERVAPVLRRLVTPTRTRARIYDRDGALLLDSRSLYARGDILRFDLPPPQNREPTLIDQAVRTVKRWFRRSDLPIYEEIGASNGRAYPEVKRAISGTPESIVRVNDNGEIIVSVAVPIQRFRAVTGVLLLSTQGGDIDAIVQAERFAIVRVFLVAAAVMVVLSLLLASTIAGPVRKLADGAERVRNGVRRRAEIPDFTNRSDEIGHLSGALRDMTNALYARMEAIERFAADVAHELKNPLTSLRSAVETLPLARNEDSRQRLLAVIEHDVRRLDRLISDISDASRLDAELQRQDTEPVDVVKLLSTVIDMQNSVTRDDGIAVALTVTDAAQGRDAYLVLGHDSRLAQVVTNLIDNARSFSPEGATVRVLCRRSKASVEIVVEDSGPGIRPDAIEKIFERFYTDRPDQGFGQNSGLGLSISRQIVEAHNGRIRAENRVRKPVNEGDEPKILGARFVVRLPAALA, from the coding sequence ATGAGCGTCGACGCGGAACGGCCGGACGAGATCGCGACGGTCGACGCCGACGACGACGCCGCGCGCCCCTCTCTCAAAGAGCGCGTCAAAGCCGCCTTCCTCGCGCTGCGGATGCTGGGCTTCTCCAGCCTGACGCGCCGCATCGTCATCCTGAACCTCGCCGGCCTCGTCGCGCTGCTGTCGGGCATCCTCTACCTCAACCAGTTCCGGGCGGGGCTGATCGACGCCCGCGTGCAGAGCCTGCTGATCCAGGGCGAGATCATCGCCGGCGCGATCGCCTCGTCCGCCACCGTCGACACCAACCAGCTCTACGTCGACCCGGACCGGCTGCTCGAGCTCCAGGCCGGGGAAAGCGCCTCGCCGAACGACGAGGGGCTGACCAGCCTCGAGTTCCCGATCAACCCCGAACGGGTCGCGCCGGTGCTTCGCCGGCTCGTGACGCCGACCCGAACCCGCGCGCGCATCTACGACCGCGACGGCGCGCTGCTGCTGGATTCGCGCTCGCTCTACGCGCGCGGCGACATCCTGCGCTTCGACCTGCCGCCGCCCCAGAACCGCGAGCCCACGCTCATCGACCAGGCGGTCCGCACCGTAAAACGGTGGTTCCGACGCTCCGACCTGCCGATCTACGAGGAGATCGGCGCGTCCAACGGGCGGGCCTACCCCGAGGTCAAGCGCGCGATCTCCGGGACGCCGGAGAGCATCGTGCGCGTGAACGACAACGGCGAGATCATCGTCTCGGTCGCGGTGCCGATCCAGCGCTTCCGCGCCGTCACCGGCGTGCTGCTGCTCTCGACCCAGGGCGGCGACATCGACGCCATCGTGCAGGCCGAGCGCTTCGCGATCGTCCGCGTCTTCCTGGTGGCCGCCGCCGTCATGGTGGTGCTGTCGCTGCTGCTCGCAAGCACGATCGCGGGCCCGGTGCGCAAGCTCGCCGATGGGGCCGAGCGGGTCCGCAACGGCGTCCGCCGGCGCGCCGAGATCCCGGACTTCACCAACCGGTCCGACGAGATCGGCCACCTCTCCGGCGCGCTGCGCGACATGACCAATGCGCTCTATGCCCGGATGGAGGCGATCGAGCGCTTTGCGGCCGACGTCGCGCATGAGCTCAAGAACCCGCTGACGTCGCTCCGCTCGGCGGTGGAGACGCTGCCGCTCGCCCGCAACGAGGACTCGCGCCAGCGCCTGCTCGCCGTGATCGAGCACGACGTGCGCCGGCTCGACCGGCTCATCAGCGACATCTCCGACGCGAGCCGGCTCGACGCCGAGCTCCAGCGCCAGGACACCGAGCCGGTGGACGTGGTGAAGCTGCTCTCCACCGTGATCGACATGCAGAACAGCGTCACCCGCGACGACGGGATCGCCGTCGCGCTGACCGTCACCGACGCAGCCCAGGGCCGCGACGCCTATCTGGTGCTCGGCCACGATTCGCGGCTCGCGCAGGTCGTGACCAACCTGATCGACAACGCGCGCTCGTTCTCGCCCGAGGGCGCGACGGTGCGCGTGCTCTGCCGCCGCTCCAAGGCCTCGGTCGAGATCGTCGTCGAGGACAGCGGCCCCGGCATTCGGCCCGACGCCATCGAGAAGATCTTTGAACGCTTCTACACCGACCGGCCGGACCAGGGGTTCGGCCAGAACTCCGGCCTCGGCCTGTCGATCTCCCGCCAGATCGTCGAGGCGCACAACGGCCGCATCCGCGCGGAAAACCGCGTCCGCAAGCCCGTCAACGAGGGCGACGAACCCAAGATTCTGGGCGCGCGCTTCGTCGTGCGTCTGCCGGCGGCGCTGGCGTGA
- the mutS gene encoding DNA mismatch repair protein MutS, translating into MTDVQDAPARVTPMMEQYVEIKSANPDSLLFYRMGDFYELFFRDAEVASKTLGITLTKRGKHLGEDIPMCGVPVDRADDYLQRLIAAGHRVAVCEQTEDPKEAKKRGGKSVVRRDVVRLVTPGTLTEDALLEPRRANLLVAIVRARGEAGGMVFGVAHVDVSTGAFAVGEAAPASLGAALARLDPAEILVPEALVDDVAPATAETRGAVTPIPRDMTDAARADARLAGHFGVATAEAFGALSKAELGAAAAVVAYLERTQLASRPPLARPVREGRGAAMEIDAATRANLEIVRTLAGQREGSLLDAVDACVTAGGSRLLGARLAGPLVDVAAIRRRHDAVAAFIEEPAVRRAVRSALAGAPDLARAAQRIAFGRGGPRDLAAIRDALRAAEALAARIAPLVPAAEELGVISAALGAADHALGADLAATLDDELPLLKRDGGFVRAGADPALDEARALRDESRKVIARLQAGYADATDVRTLRIKHNNVLGYFIEVPQAHGERLLKPPHGETFVHRQTMAGAMRFTTTELGDLERRIGEAGDTALRLELAQFDRLAARVTASWDASLACAEALASLDVAAALAEVAVDSGHVRPHVDDTLDFRLEGARHPVVERALKRGGKPFVPNDVTLSETELDAGIVQLVTGPNMGGKSTYLRQAALCAVLAQAGAYVPAKAAHIGVVDRLYSRVGAADDLARGRSTFMVEMVETAAILNTAGPRSLVILDEIGRGTATFDGLSIAWAAIEHLHEVNRCRSLFATHFHELTALARRLGRLRNATVRVKEWKGEVVFLHEVAPGVADRSYGIQVAKLAGLPPMVVRRAKAVLDELEAADRASPVERMIDDLPLFAAARPKPEAGPDPVAEALDGIDPDELSPKGALEALYRLKALRKAQG; encoded by the coding sequence ATGACCGACGTCCAAGACGCCCCGGCGCGCGTGACGCCGATGATGGAGCAGTACGTCGAGATCAAGTCGGCCAATCCGGACAGCCTGCTGTTCTACCGGATGGGCGATTTCTACGAGCTGTTCTTCCGGGACGCCGAGGTCGCCAGCAAAACGCTCGGCATCACGCTGACCAAGCGTGGCAAGCACCTCGGCGAGGACATCCCGATGTGCGGCGTGCCGGTTGACCGCGCCGACGATTATCTCCAGCGCCTGATCGCCGCCGGCCATCGCGTCGCGGTCTGCGAGCAGACCGAGGACCCGAAGGAGGCGAAGAAGCGCGGCGGGAAATCCGTCGTGCGGCGCGACGTGGTGCGCCTCGTCACCCCCGGTACCCTGACCGAAGACGCGCTGCTGGAGCCTCGGCGGGCGAACCTCCTGGTGGCGATCGTCCGCGCCCGCGGAGAGGCCGGCGGCATGGTGTTCGGCGTCGCCCATGTGGACGTCTCGACCGGCGCCTTCGCGGTCGGAGAGGCGGCCCCCGCGAGCCTCGGGGCGGCGCTCGCGCGGCTCGACCCGGCCGAGATCCTCGTGCCCGAAGCGCTGGTCGACGACGTGGCGCCCGCGACCGCCGAGACCCGCGGCGCCGTCACGCCGATTCCCCGCGACATGACGGACGCGGCCCGCGCCGACGCGAGGCTCGCCGGGCATTTCGGCGTCGCGACCGCCGAGGCCTTCGGCGCGCTGTCGAAGGCCGAGCTTGGGGCCGCGGCGGCCGTCGTCGCCTATCTCGAGCGCACCCAGCTCGCGAGCCGCCCGCCGCTGGCGCGGCCCGTCCGCGAGGGTCGCGGCGCGGCGATGGAGATCGACGCCGCGACGCGGGCGAACCTCGAGATCGTGCGGACGCTCGCGGGCCAGCGCGAGGGCAGCCTGCTCGACGCGGTCGACGCCTGCGTCACCGCCGGCGGCTCGCGGCTGTTGGGCGCGCGCCTCGCCGGGCCGCTGGTCGACGTCGCCGCCATCCGCCGCCGGCACGACGCCGTCGCCGCCTTCATCGAGGAGCCCGCGGTCCGCCGCGCTGTGCGCTCCGCGCTCGCCGGCGCGCCGGACCTCGCCCGCGCCGCCCAGCGGATCGCTTTCGGGCGCGGCGGCCCGCGCGACCTCGCCGCCATCCGCGACGCGCTCAGGGCCGCCGAAGCGCTCGCCGCGCGGATCGCGCCGCTGGTCCCGGCGGCGGAGGAGCTCGGCGTGATTTCAGCCGCGCTCGGGGCCGCCGACCATGCGCTCGGCGCCGACCTCGCCGCGACGCTCGACGACGAGCTCCCGCTCCTGAAGCGCGACGGCGGCTTCGTCCGCGCCGGCGCCGACCCGGCGCTGGACGAGGCGCGCGCGCTGCGCGACGAGAGCCGCAAGGTGATCGCGCGGCTACAGGCGGGCTACGCCGATGCGACCGACGTGCGGACGCTGCGCATCAAGCACAACAACGTGCTGGGCTATTTCATCGAGGTGCCGCAAGCCCACGGCGAGCGCCTGCTGAAGCCGCCCCATGGCGAGACCTTCGTGCACCGCCAGACCATGGCCGGCGCGATGCGCTTCACCACCACCGAGCTCGGCGACCTGGAGCGGCGGATCGGCGAGGCGGGCGACACCGCGCTGCGCCTCGAGCTCGCGCAGTTCGACCGGCTTGCGGCGCGGGTGACGGCGAGCTGGGACGCCTCCCTCGCCTGCGCCGAGGCGCTGGCCTCGCTCGACGTGGCGGCGGCGCTGGCCGAGGTTGCGGTGGACTCCGGGCATGTCCGTCCCCACGTGGACGACACGCTCGACTTCCGGCTGGAGGGCGCCCGCCACCCCGTGGTCGAGCGGGCGCTGAAGCGCGGCGGAAAGCCCTTCGTGCCGAACGACGTCACGCTGTCGGAGACGGAGCTCGACGCCGGGATCGTGCAACTCGTCACCGGCCCCAACATGGGCGGCAAGTCGACCTACCTCCGGCAGGCGGCGCTCTGCGCCGTGCTGGCGCAGGCCGGCGCCTACGTGCCGGCCAAGGCCGCGCACATCGGCGTGGTGGACCGGCTCTACAGCCGCGTCGGGGCCGCCGACGACCTCGCCCGCGGGCGCTCCACCTTTATGGTCGAGATGGTCGAGACCGCGGCCATCCTGAACACAGCGGGGCCGCGCTCGCTCGTGATCCTCGACGAAATCGGCCGCGGCACCGCCACCTTCGACGGCCTGTCGATCGCCTGGGCCGCGATCGAGCATCTGCACGAGGTCAACCGCTGCCGGTCGCTGTTCGCGACCCATTTCCACGAGCTCACCGCGCTCGCGCGCCGCCTCGGCCGGCTGCGCAACGCCACGGTGCGGGTGAAGGAGTGGAAGGGCGAGGTCGTGTTCCTGCACGAGGTCGCGCCCGGCGTCGCCGACCGCTCCTACGGCATCCAGGTGGCGAAGCTCGCGGGCCTGCCGCCGATGGTGGTGCGTCGCGCGAAGGCGGTGCTCGACGAGCTGGAGGCCGCGGACCGCGCCTCGCCGGTGGAGCGCATGATCGACGATCTGCCGCTCTTCGCCGCGGCTCGTCCAAAGCCGGAGGCGGGGCCGGACCCGGTCGCGGAGGCGCTCGACGGCATCGACCCCGACGAGCTCAGCCCAAAGGGCGCGCTCGAGGCGCTGTACCGGCTGAAGGCGCTCAGGAAGGCGCAGGGGTAA
- a CDS encoding ATP-binding protein, with protein sequence MSIEVEALFAVTGAVALIAAGGCWTLRRRLSDAAIEAESLRDAVWAAQEREERARTEGVRAVESAKQRAAAVSEAKTRFLATVTHEMRTPLSGVIGATDLLLGTPLAAEQRTYATAVKISAEGMLALVDEMLDLSSIESDRVALQTAPFDVAEVVEGVAELLAPRAQAKGLDLAVRVAVEGPAMVVGDAARVRQILLNLAGNAVKFTAAGGVGLRVDPTGDGLRFTVLDTGPGFEPSDAERLFEEFERGDADPGAGGAGLGLAISARLAAAMGGRLTADGRPGEGAVFTLTLPAAAAAPAPQPEASLAGRRLLVVSHAPFGGPWLVEKLSEWGAEARLVAPEPADEFAARVRRFKADTVVIDRAIEARASDLAAAARLGGAEKTLALLTPLDRRELPALVADGFDGYLVKPVRAASLTSRLNDPRPLGGQVPVETRPAVSFPQTRGLKVLLAEDDPVSALIAVAHLSRLGHAVVRVEDGLEAVAAFEAETFDAALVDVRMPGLDGLACARRLREIERAGDRRPALVVALTANVSTADRAAALEAGMDDLLAKPLDARALEGLLAVQAAVAARVA encoded by the coding sequence ATGAGCATTGAGGTCGAAGCGCTGTTCGCCGTCACGGGCGCCGTCGCGCTAATCGCGGCGGGCGGATGCTGGACGCTTCGACGTCGGCTTTCGGACGCGGCGATCGAGGCCGAGAGCTTGCGCGACGCGGTCTGGGCGGCGCAGGAGCGCGAGGAGCGCGCGCGTACCGAGGGCGTCCGCGCCGTCGAGAGCGCCAAGCAGCGCGCCGCCGCGGTCTCCGAGGCCAAGACGCGCTTTCTCGCCACCGTCACCCATGAGATGCGCACGCCGCTCTCCGGCGTCATCGGCGCGACGGACCTCCTGCTCGGCACGCCGCTCGCCGCCGAGCAGCGCACCTACGCCACGGCAGTGAAGATCTCCGCGGAGGGCATGCTCGCTCTGGTCGACGAGATGCTGGACCTTTCCAGCATCGAATCGGACCGGGTGGCGCTGCAGACCGCGCCCTTCGACGTCGCCGAAGTGGTCGAAGGCGTGGCGGAGCTGCTGGCGCCGCGCGCCCAGGCCAAAGGCCTCGACCTCGCCGTGCGCGTCGCCGTCGAAGGGCCGGCGATGGTCGTCGGCGACGCGGCGCGCGTGCGGCAGATCCTGCTCAACCTCGCCGGCAACGCGGTGAAATTCACCGCCGCAGGCGGCGTCGGCCTGAGGGTCGATCCCACCGGCGACGGCCTGCGCTTCACGGTGCTCGACACCGGCCCGGGATTCGAGCCTTCGGACGCCGAGCGCTTGTTCGAGGAGTTCGAGCGTGGGGACGCCGACCCCGGCGCGGGCGGCGCCGGCCTTGGGCTCGCCATCAGCGCGCGGCTCGCCGCCGCCATGGGCGGTCGGCTCACGGCCGACGGACGCCCGGGCGAGGGCGCGGTCTTCACGCTCACGCTGCCGGCCGCGGCCGCGGCTCCCGCGCCGCAGCCCGAGGCGAGCCTCGCCGGCCGCCGTCTGCTCGTCGTCTCCCACGCTCCGTTCGGCGGGCCCTGGCTCGTCGAGAAGCTCTCCGAATGGGGCGCGGAGGCCCGGCTCGTCGCGCCGGAGCCGGCGGACGAGTTCGCGGCCCGCGTCCGTCGTTTCAAGGCCGACACCGTGGTGATCGACCGCGCGATCGAGGCGCGCGCCAGCGACCTCGCGGCCGCGGCCCGCCTCGGCGGCGCCGAGAAGACGCTCGCTCTGCTGACGCCCCTGGACCGCCGCGAACTGCCTGCGCTCGTCGCCGACGGCTTCGACGGCTACCTGGTAAAGCCGGTGCGGGCGGCGTCGCTCACGAGCCGCCTCAACGATCCGCGTCCGCTGGGCGGACAGGTCCCGGTGGAGACCCGCCCGGCCGTCAGCTTCCCCCAGACGCGCGGCCTGAAAGTGCTGCTGGCCGAGGACGACCCGGTCAGCGCGCTCATTGCGGTGGCCCATCTCTCACGGCTCGGCCACGCGGTGGTGAGGGTCGAGGACGGGCTCGAAGCCGTCGCGGCGTTCGAGGCGGAGACCTTCGACGCCGCGCTCGTCGACGTCCGGATGCCGGGCCTCGATGGGCTCGCCTGCGCCCGGCGGCTGCGCGAGATCGAACGCGCCGGCGACCGGCGGCCGGCGCTCGTCGTGGCGCTGACGGCGAACGTCTCGACCGCGGACCGCGCCGCGGCGCTCGAGGCCGGGATGGACGATCTGCTGGCCAAACCGCTCGACGCCCGCGCGCTCGAAGGCCTGCTCGCGGTTCAGGCGGCGGTCGCGGCCCGGGTGGCGTGA
- a CDS encoding DUF2470 domain-containing protein, protein MTTAAPAAPQPAAGPGFDPVGVARALLRSARRASLATLGPDGAPYVSLAALATAPDGAPLLLVSNLARHTHNLASDPRASLLCADVGAGDPLAHPRVTLFGACVAVDKTEQKARWLARQPESAMYFAFSDFHMLRLEPHGAHLVAGFGRIVDLSWDELRTDVAGAEGLVAAEEGIVAHMNEDHADATRLYATKLLGLPDGDWRFEGVDPLGCEIALDGRAAYLPFDAPATTAGDVRKRLVALVSKARGG, encoded by the coding sequence ATGACCACAGCCGCACCCGCCGCGCCGCAGCCTGCCGCCGGTCCCGGTTTCGATCCGGTCGGGGTCGCTCGCGCGCTGCTCCGGTCCGCCCGGCGCGCCAGTCTGGCGACGCTCGGACCCGACGGGGCTCCCTACGTTTCGTTGGCCGCGCTCGCGACCGCGCCCGACGGCGCGCCGCTGCTGCTCGTGTCCAATCTCGCCCGCCACACGCACAATCTCGCGAGCGATCCGCGCGCCAGCCTGCTCTGCGCCGACGTCGGCGCCGGCGACCCTCTCGCCCATCCGCGCGTGACGCTGTTCGGCGCCTGCGTCGCGGTCGACAAGACCGAGCAGAAGGCGCGCTGGCTCGCGCGGCAGCCCGAATCGGCGATGTATTTCGCGTTCTCGGATTTCCACATGCTCCGGCTGGAGCCCCACGGCGCGCACCTCGTCGCCGGCTTCGGGCGCATCGTCGACCTGTCCTGGGACGAGCTGCGGACGGACGTCGCCGGCGCCGAAGGGCTGGTCGCGGCGGAGGAGGGGATCGTCGCGCACATGAACGAGGACCATGCCGACGCCACCCGGCTCTACGCCACGAAGCTGCTGGGACTGCCGGACGGCGACTGGCGCTTCGAGGGCGTCGATCCGCTCGGCTGCGAGATCGCCCTCGACGGACGCGCGGCCTACCTGCCGTTCGACGCGCCTGCGACGACGGCCGGCGACGTGCGCAAGCGGCTGGTGGCGCTGGTCTCCAAGGCGCGGGGCGGGTGA
- the ihfB gene encoding integration host factor subunit beta — MIKSELVTRIAAENPHLYQRDVENIVNAILDEIVDALARGDRVELRGFGAFSVKARPARVGRNPRTGEHVPVDGKVVPFFKTGKEMRVRLNKDDPAAAAAEASA, encoded by the coding sequence ATGATCAAGTCCGAGCTCGTGACGCGCATTGCGGCCGAAAATCCACACCTCTACCAGCGTGACGTCGAGAACATCGTGAACGCCATCCTCGACGAGATCGTCGATGCGCTCGCCCGCGGCGACCGGGTCGAACTGCGCGGCTTCGGCGCGTTTTCGGTCAAGGCGCGCCCGGCGCGCGTCGGTCGGAACCCGCGCACCGGCGAGCACGTTCCCGTCGACGGCAAGGTGGTGCCGTTCTTCAAGACAGGCAAGGAGATGCGCGTGCGGCTGAACAAGGACGACCCGGCGGCGGCGGCGGCGGAAGCGAGCGCATGA
- a CDS encoding GNAT family N-acyltransferase, with product MPKPLGRIGQLEVRLAERPRDVKRAQRLRYEVFYKELSAVADPLARLARRDMDAYDAVCDHLLVLDHTPRPKPAKALLGLQGFELKGLEGKGAEFARAFGEAAAPFKPKGFKKKPRVVGAYRLLRQEAADRAFGFYTSGEFAIDDLVARHRGLSFLELGRSCVEKAYRDKRTVELLWQGIWAYVQAHDVDVMIGCASLDGCDPQRLALPLSYLHHFHAAPAEWSASALPGRRTDMNLMPKEAIDLRAALKALPPLIKGYLRLGAFIGDGAVIDRQFGTTDVLIVMPRALINPRYVDYYGGDAGRRAA from the coding sequence ATGCCCAAGCCGCTCGGGCGCATCGGCCAGCTCGAGGTCCGGCTCGCTGAACGCCCCCGGGACGTGAAGCGCGCCCAGCGGCTGCGCTACGAGGTGTTCTACAAGGAGCTGTCGGCGGTCGCCGACCCGCTGGCGCGGCTCGCGCGCCGCGACATGGACGCCTACGACGCCGTCTGCGACCACCTGCTGGTGCTCGACCACACCCCGCGACCGAAGCCCGCCAAGGCGCTGCTCGGGCTGCAGGGCTTCGAGCTGAAGGGTCTCGAGGGGAAGGGCGCGGAGTTCGCCCGCGCCTTCGGCGAGGCCGCCGCGCCGTTCAAGCCGAAGGGCTTCAAGAAGAAGCCGCGCGTGGTCGGCGCCTACCGCCTGCTGCGGCAGGAGGCGGCGGACCGCGCCTTCGGATTCTACACCTCCGGCGAGTTCGCGATCGACGATCTCGTCGCCCGCCACCGCGGGCTGTCGTTCCTGGAGCTCGGCCGCTCCTGCGTCGAGAAGGCCTACCGCGACAAGCGCACGGTGGAGCTGCTGTGGCAGGGCATCTGGGCCTATGTTCAGGCCCACGACGTCGACGTGATGATCGGCTGCGCGAGCCTCGACGGCTGCGACCCGCAACGCCTCGCGCTTCCGCTGTCCTACCTCCACCACTTCCACGCCGCCCCTGCGGAGTGGAGCGCGTCGGCGCTTCCCGGACGCCGGACGGACATGAACCTGATGCCCAAGGAGGCGATCGACCTGCGCGCCGCGCTCAAGGCGCTGCCGCCGCTGATCAAGGGCTATCTCCGGCTCGGCGCCTTCATCGGCGACGGCGCGGTGATCGACCGCCAGTTCGGCACCACCGACGTGCTGATCGTGATGCCGCGGGCGCTGATCAACCCGCGCTACGTCGACTACTACGGCGGCGACGCCGGTCGCCGGGCGGCCTGA
- the greA gene encoding transcription elongation factor GreA: protein MSVAFTKEQENEATAADLPDRPISPHPNLVTPEGLRLLDAALAEARAAYAAAQATGDIQQDRTAMARATRDLRYYSARRASADLIEPAANPDTVTFGGAVTFDREDGRRQTFRIVGEDEADPAKGSVSYVSPLARALMGKTVGDAATVAGGEVEIVAIS from the coding sequence ATGAGCGTCGCCTTCACTAAAGAGCAGGAGAACGAGGCCACGGCCGCCGACCTGCCGGACCGCCCGATCTCGCCGCACCCCAATCTCGTGACGCCCGAAGGCCTGCGCCTGCTCGACGCGGCGCTCGCCGAAGCGCGCGCCGCCTACGCCGCGGCGCAGGCCACGGGCGACATCCAGCAGGACCGCACGGCCATGGCCCGCGCCACCCGTGACCTTCGCTACTACTCCGCCCGCCGCGCCAGCGCCGATCTGATCGAGCCCGCGGCGAACCCCGACACCGTGACTTTCGGCGGAGCGGTGACCTTCGACCGCGAGGACGGCCGCCGGCAGACCTTCCGCATCGTCGGCGAGGACGAGGCCGACCCGGCGAAGGGCTCGGTCTCCTATGTCTCCCCGCTCGCCCGCGCGCTGATGGGCAAGACCGTCGGCGACGCCGCGACGGTGGCGGGCGGCGAGGTGGAGATCGTCGCGATCAGCTGA
- a CDS encoding LapA family protein, with the protein MTLRRLLTGLIGVPLFLILVLFAVANRQSVVVGFDPFSPEAPVLAAPGLPLFAVILAAVMLGVVIGGSASWFRQGKWRKEAKTRRAEVSKLEAETERAHREAAAARQALALPAPRREAA; encoded by the coding sequence ATGACCCTTCGTCGGCTCCTCACCGGCCTGATCGGCGTCCCGCTCTTCCTCATCCTCGTGCTGTTCGCCGTGGCGAACCGCCAGTCCGTCGTCGTCGGCTTCGACCCGTTTTCGCCCGAAGCGCCCGTGCTCGCCGCGCCGGGGCTGCCACTGTTCGCCGTGATCCTCGCCGCCGTGATGCTGGGCGTCGTGATCGGTGGGTCGGCCTCGTGGTTCCGCCAGGGCAAATGGCGCAAGGAGGCGAAAACCCGCCGCGCCGAGGTCTCGAAGCTCGAAGCCGAGACCGAACGCGCGCACCGCGAAGCCGCCGCCGCCCGGCAGGCGCTCGCGCTGCCGGCGCCCCGCCGCGAAGCCGCGTAA